The genomic region GAttgaaaataatgtatttattggTTTGGTGGAAACTAGTCACTGGGGCTCCTGCATCTTTACTCTCTTTACACCAAGAACTTCAATATGAATAAGTCTTTATTGTGCCGTCcttttgtagttgtgtgtgtgtgtgattttaatAATATCAAAGTTTACAATCATAATGTTCTGTACTACTACTAGTTTGCGAATAAGCATGTTATGTCTCATTATGTAATCAGACAGCGCATTTCTGCTCTGGATTCTTTTTGTTCTCATCATGTTCATAGTTATAGcagattttgtattttgtcttagATACATTTTTATCACCATATAAATGCTCACAattggtttgtgtttttcaggtTTGGACTGAGCAACAGATTTGACACAGAATTTCCCTCTGTTCTCACGGGAAAGGTACAGTTGCTTTTCAGTTTTCTGGCGCTTCATTCTTGCAGGCTGCTTTCTGTTCAATTACATGTGGGAAGAATTAAGCAATTAAAGCCACAGTGATTCAGTTGTTCTTTTAGGCCTTTAACGGCCCCAACTTCCCCAAGCTGGCCTATTCAAACCTCACAGAGTGGTTTTGATCTGACGGAGCTGCATTTCAAGTAACGCACCACAGTGTATAGAAAAGAGCCTGAATGTGCTGCTGTCCAGCTCTGTCAATGAGTAAGCTGTCTATGGGGATCAGTTGGCAGGGACCCCAGTGCTTTTGAGGGTCTAGCTCCTGgtgataaaataatgaaatgaagaCTCTGCCGTAGACAAGAAAGGAAAGCTTCCTGGGTCGGACgcagaaacacaaaaaggctGCAGGGGTAAGAGCAGGCCGAGGGAAGTGTGGTGCAATAAAAAGTACCTTCAGTATTGTGACCCAGGGTGACATGTGATGGATGAGGTCACAATTATGATGATTGAAGGTTGCAGATCAGGCCCTGCTGGGCTTTATTCTGAGGTCTTTGGCTGTTTGCAAAGAGACCTTTGCATCCTGTAATAAAAGATTACGACCCCTGTTTTATGGCGTACAGACTCTGCGAGGAATGAGCATCCATTCAAGTTGTTTGGCCGGCACTGCCACAGGCACTGAGCTTATCTCTCCTTTGAGTCCCTCCTTGCCTTGAACAGTCAAGAGCTTGGTTAGTAAGTCAGAGGCATAGTATTTAGAGATCTCATCTCATCTCTGGACAACATCTGCAAATATCTACCTGTTGGTTTCTAAGGCTCTTTGATCCTTGTGCACAGGTTATCTTTTGAGCATTTAGGAATCTTTCATGTCAGTACCACCTACAAACACTTGCCTCTCCCCCTCCTTCGCTTAGTATTTTGGTTATGGTTAAAATTTTCTGAttatttcccccactgtatAGAGCCTTTAGAAGCTGTTTATATTGGTATGTGCACATCcgttctttctctttttttcttttaggtaGCGCCAGAGGAATTCAAAACCAGCATCAGCAGGGTGAATGCTTGTTTGAAGAAGAACTTGCCTGTGAATGTGAAGTGGCTTCTTTGCGGCTGCCTGTGCTGTTGCTGTACAGTAGGCTGCAGTCTATGGCCTGTTATCTGCCTCAACAAGAGAGTAAGTTccagacctcctgtgacacgaTTTGGACAGTTTAACTCTCCCTTACATCAGCGCTGATTACTCAGGGGCTGTTGTAGCAATTCAACCACATTGGTCTAAGTGTAGAGGGTAATAACAAGTCATGTTCAATTAGTGGCTCTGTGTAGAAATGACACATTGCACTGCACAGCTCCTCTCCTGCCCTGGTCAAGGGTGGGTAATTTTGAGGTGGTGTTACCTCTCAGAATAAATGGCAACAAAGTGGAAATTATTAGCTGGTAAATTGGGAGTTCAGTCCATAAATCCTGACACTGTGGCCGTTTACTTGGAAAGTGTTACATTTGCTTGCATTAATgtacacacatttgttttctaCTCCTACAGACAAGACGGTCTATTCATAAGTTGTTAGAGTGGGAAAATAACCGATTATACCACAAGGTAAGAAAGACAAATTGCACATTAGCACCTGTGTGAAAGTGCTTAATTGTCTGTGTCAATGTGCAGTCTGAGTATCATCGTGATGGATAATGACCATTAATCTGCTTTGTGAACTCTAACCCGTCGGACACGTCCCTCAAAG from Etheostoma spectabile isolate EspeVRDwgs_2016 chromosome 10, UIUC_Espe_1.0, whole genome shotgun sequence harbors:
- the chic1 gene encoding cysteine-rich hydrophobic domain-containing protein 1 encodes the protein MSVLLPNMADFDTIYELEDEEDEHVVSEEHLPRYCPEPVVMRGAGHITVFGLSNRFDTEFPSVLTGKVAPEEFKTSISRVNACLKKNLPVNVKWLLCGCLCCCCTVGCSLWPVICLNKRTRRSIHKLLEWENNRLYHKLGLHWKLSKRKCESSNMMEYVILIEFLPKYPIFRPD